In the genome of Streptomyces sp. NBC_00190, one region contains:
- a CDS encoding DUF2530 domain-containing protein: MAKWTAKHEAPEPLEGPVVATVTGGTIIWFAMFLVQLPFYGWFADQGMLWWVWTCAAGGFLGLIGIWYVRGRDAALKRHAAQRAAEAAQAEPGPQADQ; encoded by the coding sequence ATGGCGAAATGGACTGCGAAGCACGAGGCGCCCGAGCCCCTGGAGGGTCCGGTCGTCGCCACCGTCACCGGCGGCACGATCATCTGGTTCGCCATGTTCCTGGTCCAGCTCCCCTTCTACGGCTGGTTCGCCGACCAGGGCATGCTGTGGTGGGTCTGGACCTGCGCGGCCGGCGGCTTCCTCGGCTTGATCGGCATCTGGTACGTCCGCGGCCGCGACGCCGCCCTCAAGCGCCACGCGGCGCAGCGGGCCGCCGAGGCCGCGCAGGCGGAGCCGGGACCGCAGGCCGACCAGTAA
- a CDS encoding VOC family protein yields MTDTSTSTSTSADTDIVSGPDFIALQVRDVEAAAAFYENHLGLRRAPVSPPHAVVFATEPIAFAVREPLPGVDLDAVPRPGLGVALWFRTPDAQGLHDRLRAAGIPIVKAPEDGPFGRMFTFTGPEGYTVTAHDA; encoded by the coding sequence ATGACCGACACCAGCACCAGCACCAGCACCAGCGCCGATACCGACATCGTCAGCGGGCCGGACTTCATCGCCTTGCAGGTGCGCGACGTGGAAGCGGCCGCCGCCTTCTACGAGAACCACCTCGGACTGCGCCGGGCGCCCGTCTCGCCGCCCCACGCGGTGGTGTTCGCCACCGAGCCGATCGCCTTCGCCGTCCGCGAGCCGCTGCCGGGCGTGGATCTCGACGCCGTCCCGCGGCCGGGCCTCGGGGTCGCCCTGTGGTTCCGGACCCCTGACGCGCAGGGGCTGCACGACAGGCTCCGGGCCGCCGGGATCCCCATCGTGAAGGCGCCCGAAGACGGCCCCTTCGGCAGGATGTTCACCTTCACCGGGCCCGAGGGCTACACCGTCACCGCACACGACGCCTGA
- a CDS encoding MarR family winged helix-turn-helix transcriptional regulator, whose amino-acid sequence MHDDVTERLGYRLKRAAAALRGAMDKALREYGLTVPQYACLELLDQRPGLSNAELARGTFVTRQSMNVVLRGLQDAGLITRPATTDRGRALPAHLTEEGHRRLAAARSVVYAIDRRMSEAVPEHRLAELLADLDRMAAAAEA is encoded by the coding sequence ATGCATGATGACGTGACCGAGCGCTTGGGGTACCGCCTCAAGCGCGCCGCCGCCGCACTGCGCGGCGCGATGGACAAGGCGCTGCGCGAGTACGGCCTGACCGTGCCGCAGTACGCCTGCCTCGAACTCCTCGACCAGCGCCCCGGGCTGTCCAACGCCGAGCTGGCCCGCGGCACCTTCGTCACCCGGCAGTCCATGAACGTCGTCCTGCGCGGACTGCAGGACGCCGGCCTCATCACCCGCCCGGCCACCACCGACCGCGGCCGCGCCCTGCCCGCCCACCTCACCGAGGAGGGCCACCGCCGCCTCGCGGCGGCGCGCTCCGTCGTCTACGCCATCGACCGGCGCATGTCCGAGGCCGTCCCGGAGCACCGCCTCGCCGAGCTCCTCGCCGACCTCGACCGCATGGCGGCGGCGGCCGAGGCGTGA
- a CDS encoding ribbon-helix-helix protein, CopG family translates to MGTHVLSMRIDGELLDRLRTHAAKRGMSVQDYVVRTLIRDDFDERFNAAVDETEKFYGLT, encoded by the coding sequence ATGGGGACACATGTGCTGAGCATGCGCATAGACGGGGAGCTCCTCGACAGGCTCCGGACTCATGCCGCCAAACGCGGAATGAGCGTCCAGGACTATGTGGTCCGGACGCTCATTCGCGACGACTTCGACGAGCGCTTCAACGCGGCCGTCGACGAGACAGAGAAGTTCTACGGGCTCACCTGA
- a CDS encoding NCS2 family permease — protein MSTPAPAPAPAPAATLPEPSPQGASALDRYFKISERGSTVAREIRGGLATFFAMAYIIVLNPIILGSAKDMYGHQLDGGQLVTATVLTAAFTTLLMGVIGNVPIALAAGLGVNTVVALQLAPRMSWADAMGMVVLAGFVVMLLVATGLRERVMNAVPMGLRKGIAIGIGLFIMLIGLVDSGFVSRIPDAAHTTVPLQLGSNGHLLGWPVLIFAVGVLLTLALLIRKTPGAILISIVAMTVVAVAVQLITKLPNEAWGLTVPEWPGNPVAAPDFGLVGQVSLFGGFGKVGMLTGVLFVFTVLLSCFFDAMGTILGVGDEAKLIDKKTGEFPGINKVLLIDGLAVASGGATSSSATTCFVESTAGVGEGARTGLANVVTGGLFAVALFLTPLATMVPSQAATPALVAVGFLILAGSVKDIDWSDFTIAVPAFLAMVMMPFTYSITNGIGIGFISFCALRLATGRGREVPVAMYVVSAVFVFYYAMPALGLT, from the coding sequence ATGAGCACCCCGGCCCCCGCCCCCGCGCCCGCCCCCGCGGCGACCCTCCCGGAGCCCTCCCCCCAGGGAGCATCGGCCTTGGACCGCTACTTCAAGATTTCCGAACGCGGCTCTACCGTCGCCCGCGAGATCCGGGGCGGTCTGGCGACCTTCTTCGCGATGGCCTACATCATCGTGCTGAACCCGATCATCCTGGGCAGCGCGAAGGACATGTACGGGCACCAGCTCGACGGCGGCCAGCTCGTCACCGCCACCGTCCTGACGGCCGCCTTCACCACGCTCCTCATGGGTGTCATCGGCAACGTCCCGATCGCGCTGGCCGCCGGCCTCGGCGTCAACACGGTCGTGGCGCTCCAGCTCGCCCCGCGCATGAGCTGGGCCGACGCCATGGGCATGGTGGTCCTGGCCGGCTTCGTGGTGATGCTGCTCGTCGCCACCGGCCTGCGCGAGCGGGTCATGAACGCCGTACCGATGGGCCTGCGCAAGGGCATCGCGATCGGCATCGGCCTGTTCATCATGCTGATCGGCCTGGTCGACTCGGGCTTCGTCTCCCGCATCCCGGACGCCGCGCACACCACCGTCCCGCTCCAGCTCGGCAGCAACGGCCACCTGCTCGGCTGGCCCGTGCTGATCTTCGCCGTCGGCGTGCTGCTCACCCTCGCCCTGCTGATCCGCAAGACGCCGGGCGCGATCCTGATCTCCATCGTGGCGATGACCGTCGTCGCGGTCGCCGTCCAGCTGATCACGAAGCTGCCGAACGAGGCCTGGGGCCTCACCGTCCCCGAGTGGCCGGGCAACCCGGTGGCCGCGCCCGACTTCGGGCTCGTCGGCCAGGTCAGCCTGTTCGGCGGCTTCGGCAAGGTCGGGATGCTGACCGGCGTCCTCTTCGTCTTCACCGTGCTGCTGTCCTGCTTCTTCGACGCCATGGGCACGATCCTGGGCGTCGGCGACGAGGCGAAGCTGATCGACAAGAAGACCGGCGAGTTCCCGGGCATCAACAAGGTCCTGCTGATCGACGGCCTTGCCGTCGCCTCGGGCGGCGCCACCTCTTCCTCCGCCACCACCTGCTTCGTGGAGTCCACGGCCGGGGTCGGCGAGGGCGCCCGTACGGGCCTGGCGAACGTCGTGACGGGCGGCCTCTTCGCCGTGGCGCTGTTCCTGACCCCGCTCGCCACCATGGTCCCGTCCCAGGCGGCCACCCCCGCCCTGGTGGCGGTCGGCTTCCTGATCCTGGCGGGCTCGGTCAAGGACATCGACTGGAGCGACTTCACCATCGCCGTCCCGGCCTTCCTGGCCATGGTGATGATGCCCTTCACCTACTCGATCACCAACGGCATCGGCATCGGCTTCATCAGCTTCTGCGCCCTGCGCCTGGCGACCGGCCGGGGCCGCGAGGTCCCGGTGGCCATGTACGTCGTGTCGGCGGTGTTCGTCTTCTACTACGCGATGCCGGCGCTCGGCCTCACGTGA
- a CDS encoding caspase family protein: protein MAESRRKALVVVTSSYGDGKLTALRAPPQDAVALAEVLGDPAVGGFDVETLSDPSCQELREEVEDFFADRSSDHTLLLHFSCHGVKDAAGTLFLATTDTRCVRLSSTAVPAEYVSSLMLASQARRAVVILDCCYAGAFERGLLTRADPDPHVGESFQNLHQISDTSQRGRAVLAACGAVETAIEGNDDEAAERLQPSFFTRSVVKGLRSGNADLDGNGEIGVSELHQYVCDELRELTPHQTPRLWVFGAHGRDLPIARAPARRTGPTPLPEKVAARVHSADPEKRHWVIDDLESILQGDEIGLALTAVTTLDELLRDDSRRVATRAESARHSARPRIAPEALDLGAVPLDSPGPAAVITVEGPPVAHSRLEATTDASWLEAEPMPDGREVKVKAAGLPGPGHHQGTVTVRTATGEAAVQVVVEAKTRVGKGRTPSDRTPPVWNRQRPRREASGAVPYWPFSWAAALLVAALVTLLTSGADMGFYLWGAFFQGASGLLVWPGLMLSMVANTVLAVWARRGAAVLRRRPAIWSYASLTALNVLGTILASSAYFAINYGFEIDFAKTVVAVLLLACACVAELLGCVVLAVTQGTSGSPSGT from the coding sequence GTGGCTGAGTCGCGCAGGAAGGCACTCGTCGTCGTCACCAGCAGCTACGGCGACGGCAAGCTCACCGCGCTGCGGGCACCGCCGCAGGACGCCGTGGCCCTCGCCGAGGTCCTGGGCGACCCCGCCGTCGGCGGTTTCGACGTGGAGACGCTCTCGGACCCGAGCTGCCAGGAACTCCGCGAGGAGGTCGAGGACTTCTTCGCCGACCGCTCATCGGACCACACCCTGTTGCTCCACTTCTCCTGCCACGGGGTGAAGGACGCCGCCGGCACCCTCTTCCTCGCGACCACTGACACCCGCTGCGTCCGGCTCTCTTCGACGGCCGTACCGGCGGAATACGTGAGCAGCCTGATGCTGGCCAGCCAGGCGCGGCGCGCCGTCGTCATCCTCGACTGCTGCTACGCCGGGGCGTTCGAACGGGGGCTGCTCACGCGGGCCGATCCGGATCCGCACGTGGGCGAGAGCTTCCAGAACCTCCACCAGATCAGCGATACGAGCCAGCGCGGGCGGGCGGTGCTGGCCGCGTGCGGCGCGGTCGAGACCGCGATCGAGGGCAACGACGACGAGGCCGCGGAACGGCTGCAGCCGTCCTTCTTCACCCGCTCGGTGGTGAAGGGGCTGCGCAGCGGCAACGCCGATCTGGACGGCAACGGCGAGATCGGTGTGTCCGAGCTTCACCAATACGTGTGCGACGAGCTGCGCGAACTGACGCCCCACCAGACTCCTCGCCTGTGGGTCTTCGGCGCCCATGGCCGCGACCTCCCCATCGCCCGAGCCCCGGCACGGCGAACCGGGCCCACGCCGCTCCCGGAGAAGGTGGCCGCCCGGGTCCATTCAGCCGACCCCGAGAAACGGCATTGGGTCATCGATGACCTCGAATCCATCCTGCAGGGCGACGAGATCGGGCTGGCCCTGACGGCCGTGACGACACTGGACGAGCTGCTCCGGGACGACAGCCGCCGCGTGGCGACCAGAGCCGAGTCGGCCAGGCACTCGGCACGGCCCCGGATCGCCCCGGAGGCGCTGGATCTCGGAGCAGTGCCCCTGGACTCGCCCGGACCAGCGGCCGTGATCACCGTGGAAGGTCCGCCCGTGGCGCACTCCCGGCTGGAAGCGACGACAGATGCCTCATGGCTGGAGGCGGAGCCCATGCCCGACGGGCGCGAGGTCAAGGTGAAGGCGGCCGGGCTTCCCGGGCCGGGACATCACCAGGGCACGGTGACGGTCCGCACCGCCACGGGAGAAGCAGCGGTCCAAGTCGTGGTCGAGGCCAAGACCCGGGTGGGCAAGGGCAGAACCCCGTCGGACAGGACTCCCCCGGTGTGGAACCGGCAGCGTCCCCGCCGTGAAGCCTCCGGAGCCGTGCCTTACTGGCCCTTCTCATGGGCGGCGGCGCTCTTGGTGGCGGCCCTCGTGACCCTTCTGACGTCCGGCGCGGACATGGGCTTCTACCTCTGGGGCGCCTTCTTCCAAGGGGCTTCGGGCCTGCTGGTCTGGCCGGGGCTGATGCTGAGCATGGTCGCGAACACGGTGCTGGCCGTATGGGCACGACGCGGCGCCGCAGTTCTTCGACGTCGCCCGGCGATCTGGAGCTACGCGAGTCTGACGGCTCTGAACGTTCTGGGAACGATCCTGGCTTCCTCTGCGTACTTCGCCATCAACTACGGATTCGAAATCGACTTCGCGAAGACCGTCGTGGCTGTGCTCCTCCTCGCCTGCGCCTGCGTCGCCGAGCTCCTCGGATGCGTCGTCCTCGCCGTCACGCAGGGAACCTCCGGTTCACCCAGCGGAACGTGA
- a CDS encoding HAD-IC family P-type ATPase, whose protein sequence is MTQRAKIDQNGPDRAGPAIDAGAELDPVHPMRPPAPRFKPAGLTTTEIAERVARGEVNDVPVRSSRATIDIVRGNVFTRFNAIIGVLWVIMLIVAPIQDSLFGFVIVANTGIGIIQELRAKKTLDGLAVIGEAKPSVRRDGRTAEISTSEIVLGDVIELGPGDKVVVDGSVGEADGLEIDESLLTGEADPVLKKPGDQVMSGSFVVAGGGAFTATKVGREAYAAQLAEEASRFTLVHSELRSGISTILKYVTWMMIPTSIGLIISQLVVKENNLNDAIARTVGGIVPMIPEGLVLLTSVAFAVGVIRLGRKQCLVQELPAIEGLARVDVVCLDKTGTLTEGGMDVTELRALGGTDPAYVKKVLGALGESDPRPNSSLQAIIDACPDSAEWRCTESLPFSSARKYSGASFSEGDGENNTWLLGAPDVLLPAGDPALDEISGLNEQGLRVLLLARSARELDDPAVATGVRPTALVVLEQRLRPEAADTLRYFDDQDVKAKVISGDNAVSVGAVAGKLGLPGAENTVDARGLPAERADMVKVLDENSVFGRVTPQQKRDMVGALQSKGHTVAMTGDGVNDVLALKDADIGVSMGSGSEATRAVAQIVLLNNSFSTLPSVVAEGRRVIGNITRVATLFLTKTVYSVLLAILVVCSQVEYPFLPRHLTLLSTLTIGIPAFFLALAPNKERARPHFVKRVMRYAIPGGAIAGTATFVTYLIARHYYTGPDTLKAETSAATLTLFLTSMWVLAIIARPYTWWRVGLVGAMGGAFLIVLVVPWLQDFFQLKLEGVTMPWIAVAVAAGAATLIEFTFRWVNRRFPA, encoded by the coding sequence ATGACGCAGCGGGCGAAGATCGATCAGAACGGGCCGGACCGGGCCGGCCCCGCCATCGACGCGGGGGCCGAGCTCGACCCGGTCCACCCCATGCGGCCACCCGCGCCGAGGTTCAAGCCCGCCGGGCTGACCACCACCGAGATCGCCGAGCGCGTCGCGCGCGGTGAGGTCAACGACGTCCCCGTCCGCAGCAGCCGCGCCACCATCGACATCGTCCGCGGCAACGTCTTCACCCGGTTCAACGCGATCATCGGCGTGCTCTGGGTGATCATGCTCATCGTCGCCCCGATCCAGGACAGCCTCTTCGGCTTCGTGATCGTCGCGAACACCGGCATCGGCATCATCCAGGAACTGCGCGCCAAGAAGACCCTCGACGGTCTCGCCGTCATCGGCGAGGCCAAACCGAGCGTCCGCCGCGACGGCCGGACCGCCGAGATCTCCACCTCCGAGATCGTCCTCGGCGACGTCATCGAACTCGGCCCCGGCGACAAGGTCGTCGTCGACGGATCCGTCGGCGAGGCCGACGGCCTGGAGATCGACGAGTCCCTGCTCACCGGCGAGGCCGACCCCGTCCTGAAGAAGCCCGGCGACCAGGTCATGTCCGGCTCCTTCGTCGTCGCCGGCGGCGGCGCCTTCACCGCCACCAAGGTCGGCCGCGAGGCCTACGCCGCCCAGCTGGCCGAAGAGGCCTCCCGCTTCACACTCGTCCACTCCGAGCTGCGCTCCGGCATCTCCACCATCCTCAAGTACGTCACGTGGATGATGATCCCGACCTCCATCGGCCTCATCATCAGCCAGCTCGTCGTCAAGGAGAACAACCTCAACGACGCCATCGCCCGCACCGTCGGCGGCATCGTCCCGATGATCCCCGAGGGGCTCGTCCTCCTCACCTCCGTGGCCTTCGCGGTCGGCGTCATCCGGCTCGGCCGCAAGCAGTGCCTGGTCCAGGAGCTGCCCGCGATCGAAGGCCTGGCCCGGGTCGACGTGGTCTGCCTCGACAAGACCGGCACCCTCACCGAGGGCGGCATGGACGTCACCGAGCTGCGCGCGCTCGGCGGCACGGACCCGGCGTACGTCAAGAAGGTGCTCGGCGCCCTCGGCGAGTCCGACCCCCGCCCCAACTCCAGCCTCCAGGCGATCATCGACGCCTGCCCCGACAGCGCGGAGTGGCGCTGCACCGAGTCGCTGCCGTTCTCCTCCGCCCGCAAGTACAGCGGCGCCAGCTTCAGCGAGGGCGACGGCGAGAACAACACCTGGCTGCTCGGCGCCCCCGACGTGCTCCTCCCCGCCGGGGACCCGGCCCTCGACGAGATCAGCGGACTCAACGAGCAGGGCCTGCGGGTCCTCCTGCTGGCCCGTTCCGCCCGCGAACTGGACGACCCGGCCGTCGCCACCGGCGTCCGGCCGACCGCCCTGGTCGTCCTGGAGCAGCGGCTGCGCCCCGAGGCCGCCGACACGCTGCGCTACTTCGACGACCAGGACGTCAAGGCCAAGGTCATTTCCGGCGACAACGCCGTCTCCGTCGGCGCGGTCGCGGGCAAGCTCGGCCTGCCGGGCGCGGAGAACACCGTCGACGCCCGGGGGCTCCCCGCCGAACGGGCCGACATGGTCAAGGTCCTCGACGAGAACTCCGTCTTCGGGCGGGTCACCCCACAGCAGAAGCGGGACATGGTCGGCGCGCTCCAGTCCAAGGGCCACACGGTCGCGATGACCGGCGACGGCGTCAACGACGTGCTCGCCCTCAAGGACGCCGACATTGGCGTGTCCATGGGCTCCGGCTCCGAGGCCACCCGCGCCGTCGCCCAGATCGTCCTCCTCAACAACAGCTTCTCCACCCTCCCCTCGGTGGTCGCCGAAGGCCGCCGGGTCATCGGGAACATCACCCGCGTGGCCACCCTCTTCCTCACGAAGACGGTCTACTCGGTGCTGCTGGCCATCCTGGTGGTCTGCTCGCAGGTCGAGTACCCGTTCCTGCCCCGCCACCTGACGCTGCTGTCCACGCTCACCATCGGCATCCCCGCCTTCTTCCTGGCCCTGGCCCCGAACAAGGAGCGGGCGCGGCCGCACTTCGTGAAACGCGTCATGCGGTACGCGATCCCGGGCGGGGCGATCGCGGGGACCGCCACCTTCGTGACGTACCTGATCGCCCGCCACTACTACACCGGGCCCGACACCCTCAAGGCCGAGACCAGCGCGGCGACCCTCACCCTGTTCCTGACCTCGATGTGGGTCCTGGCGATCATCGCCCGCCCGTACACGTGGTGGCGCGTCGGACTGGTCGGCGCGATGGGCGGCGCCTTCCTGATCGTGCTGGTCGTGCCGTGGCTCCAGGACTTCTTCCAGCTCAAGCTGGAGGGCGTGACGATGCCGTGGATCGCGGTGGCCGTCGCCGCGGGCGCCGCGACCCTGATCGAGTTCACGTTCCGCTGGGTGAACCGGAGGTTCCCTGCGTGA
- a CDS encoding MarR family winged helix-turn-helix transcriptional regulator: MHDLSHGDDAAAVNDLRSAVMRLGRRLKHQRVDESLSPTEMSVLGTLARCGQATPGELARREHVQPPSMTRIVALLEAKGLVTLEPHPEDRRQKVVRQTEEAEAMLEESRRKRNAFLAGLAAELTEDEWAKLREAAPVLEKLAHL, encoded by the coding sequence ATGCACGACCTCTCCCATGGCGACGACGCTGCCGCCGTGAACGACCTCCGCTCCGCCGTCATGCGACTGGGCCGGCGCCTGAAGCACCAGCGCGTCGACGAGTCGCTGAGCCCGACCGAGATGTCGGTCCTCGGCACCCTCGCCCGCTGCGGCCAGGCCACGCCTGGCGAGCTGGCCCGGCGCGAGCACGTACAGCCGCCGTCGATGACACGCATCGTCGCGCTGCTGGAGGCCAAGGGACTGGTCACGCTGGAACCGCACCCGGAAGACCGCCGCCAGAAGGTGGTCCGCCAGACGGAGGAAGCCGAGGCGATGCTCGAAGAGAGCCGCCGCAAGCGCAACGCCTTCCTGGCCGGGCTCGCGGCCGAGCTGACCGAGGACGAATGGGCCAAGCTGCGCGAGGCCGCACCCGTCCTGGAGAAGCTCGCGCACCTGTAG
- a CDS encoding MFS transporter → MSTGNGADSAPGHISTPTETPAGTPAGKNLGTPPGGSRGMFSSLKIRNYRLFATGQVVSNTGTWMQRIAQDWLVLSLTGSASAVGITIALQFLPMLMFGLYGGVLADRLPKRPLLIVTQSAMGLTGIALAVLTLAGQVQVWHVYLAAFLLGLVTVVDNPARQTFVPEMVGKAHVANAVSLNSANFQSARLVGPAIAGVLITAVGSGWAFLLNGLSFAAPIAGLLMMRTAELHPVEPRPRAKGQLREGLHYVAGRPELIWPIVLVGFIGTFGFNFPIWLSAFVSDVFHGDAGTYGLFNTLIAAGSLAGALLAARRGHSRLRLLVAAAVLFSVLLLVTAFALGFWLFAALLVPIGVFGLTVNVTANSSVQMATDPEMRGRVMALFMMVFTGGTPLGAPLLGWITDTYGARTGMAAGGAISLLASAAIAVVLARVGNLRLRVDRHGVAFVPAPRARELVTAA, encoded by the coding sequence TTGAGTACGGGAAACGGAGCAGACTCCGCACCCGGCCACATATCCACCCCCACTGAAACACCGGCGGGCACCCCCGCGGGCAAGAACCTGGGGACACCTCCCGGCGGTAGCCGGGGAATGTTCAGCTCTCTGAAGATCCGGAACTACCGGCTCTTCGCGACCGGTCAGGTCGTCTCGAACACCGGCACCTGGATGCAGCGCATCGCGCAGGACTGGCTGGTCCTCTCCCTGACCGGCTCCGCGTCAGCCGTCGGCATCACCATCGCCCTGCAGTTCCTGCCGATGCTGATGTTCGGCCTCTACGGAGGCGTACTCGCCGACCGGCTGCCGAAGCGGCCCCTGCTGATCGTCACCCAGAGCGCGATGGGCCTGACCGGAATCGCCCTCGCCGTGCTCACCCTGGCGGGACAGGTCCAGGTCTGGCACGTCTACCTCGCCGCCTTCCTGCTCGGCCTGGTCACCGTCGTGGACAATCCCGCGCGGCAGACCTTCGTCCCCGAGATGGTCGGCAAGGCGCACGTCGCCAACGCCGTCAGCCTGAACTCGGCCAACTTCCAGTCCGCGCGGCTGGTCGGCCCGGCGATCGCCGGTGTGCTGATCACCGCCGTCGGCTCCGGCTGGGCCTTCCTGCTGAACGGACTGTCCTTCGCCGCGCCCATCGCCGGTCTCCTGATGATGCGCACGGCCGAGTTGCACCCCGTCGAGCCCCGGCCCCGCGCCAAGGGGCAGCTCCGCGAAGGCCTGCACTACGTCGCCGGCCGGCCGGAGCTGATCTGGCCGATCGTGCTCGTGGGCTTCATCGGCACCTTCGGGTTCAACTTCCCGATCTGGCTGTCGGCGTTCGTGAGCGACGTCTTCCACGGGGACGCGGGCACCTACGGGCTGTTCAACACCCTGATCGCGGCAGGTTCCCTGGCGGGCGCCCTGCTCGCGGCCCGGCGCGGCCACTCCCGGCTGCGGCTGCTGGTGGCGGCGGCCGTGCTCTTCTCGGTCCTGCTGCTCGTGACCGCCTTCGCACTCGGCTTCTGGCTGTTCGCCGCGCTGCTCGTACCCATCGGGGTCTTCGGGCTGACGGTCAACGTGACGGCGAACTCCAGCGTGCAGATGGCGACCGACCCCGAGATGCGGGGCCGGGTCATGGCCCTGTTCATGATGGTCTTCACCGGCGGCACCCCGCTGGGCGCCCCGCTGCTGGGCTGGATCACGGACACCTACGGCGCGCGGACCGGCATGGCCGCGGGCGGTGCGATCTCGCTGCTCGCCTCCGCGGCGATCGCGGTGGTCCTGGCCCGCGTGGGCAACCTCCGGCTGCGGGTGGACCGCCACGGGGTGGCGTTCGTCCCGGCGCCGCGCGCCCGCGAGCTGGTCACTGCCGCCTGA
- the thpR gene encoding RNA 2',3'-cyclic phosphodiesterase, whose product MRLFAAVLLPEEAMAELRDAVSPLRDDRLRWTGEPGWHFTLAFMGEVRDEVLPGLHARLARAAAHSDPFALRLHGAGHFGNRSLWMGAAGDLDAMRLLADRADAAARRAGVPMEQHRRYTPHLTLGRSRDDAVRLRPYLDALADFEGTPWRADALSLVRSNLPVSGVPGEQPRYETVGSWPLGTGQGRT is encoded by the coding sequence ATGAGACTGTTCGCCGCCGTCCTGCTGCCCGAAGAGGCCATGGCCGAGCTGCGGGACGCCGTAAGCCCGCTGCGCGACGACCGGTTGCGGTGGACCGGCGAGCCCGGCTGGCACTTCACGCTCGCCTTCATGGGCGAGGTACGGGACGAGGTGCTCCCCGGCCTGCACGCCCGGCTCGCCCGCGCCGCGGCGCACAGCGACCCGTTCGCGCTCCGCCTCCACGGCGCCGGGCACTTCGGCAACCGCTCGCTGTGGATGGGCGCCGCCGGTGACCTCGACGCGATGCGGCTGCTCGCGGACCGGGCCGACGCCGCCGCCCGGCGGGCCGGGGTGCCCATGGAGCAGCACCGCCGCTACACCCCGCACCTCACCCTGGGCCGGTCCCGCGACGACGCGGTCCGGCTGCGCCCCTACCTGGACGCCCTCGCGGACTTCGAGGGCACGCCCTGGCGGGCCGACGCCCTCAGCCTCGTCCGCAGCAACCTGCCCGTCAGCGGCGTCCCCGGCGAACAGCCCCGCTACGAGACCGTCGGCTCCTGGCCGCTGGGCACCGGCCAGGGCAGGACCTGA
- a CDS encoding DNA-3-methyladenine glycosylase family protein — protein MTATTTATAITPRGPFSLAASVRFLAGFTPAGYRGAPDGTDGTVLRLAFPADDGHSTVGAEVRQPQGPGAVVEADVTGDPGAARAQLARVLSLDVDGSGFPGLAEGDPVVAGLMAAYPGLRPVCFHSPYEAAAWSVIGHRIRMVQAAAIKARIAEHLGRHVAVGGQSLYAFPTPLVLRGIGRVPGLPDVKAERLRVLADAALAGDLDAARLRAMPVDDALAHLRTLPGIGPFSAELVLIRGAGHPDVFPHHEPRLHAAMAEAYGRPGTGTDAQARVGISDRWAPYRSWVALLLRTRAAATTWQRPVSWEHRQAPRAVQEGRLPSRP, from the coding sequence GTGACCGCCACCACCACGGCCACCGCCATCACCCCGCGCGGGCCGTTCTCCCTCGCGGCGAGCGTGCGTTTCCTGGCGGGCTTCACCCCCGCCGGGTACCGCGGCGCCCCGGACGGCACGGACGGTACGGTGCTGCGCCTGGCCTTCCCCGCCGACGACGGCCACTCGACGGTGGGCGCGGAGGTGAGGCAGCCGCAGGGCCCGGGGGCCGTCGTCGAGGCGGACGTCACCGGGGATCCGGGCGCGGCGCGGGCGCAACTGGCCCGCGTCCTCTCGCTCGACGTCGACGGCTCCGGGTTCCCCGGGCTCGCCGAGGGCGATCCCGTCGTGGCCGGTCTCATGGCGGCGTACCCGGGGCTGCGGCCGGTGTGCTTCCACTCTCCGTACGAGGCCGCGGCCTGGTCGGTCATCGGCCACCGCATCCGGATGGTCCAGGCCGCCGCGATCAAGGCCCGCATCGCCGAGCACCTCGGACGGCACGTCGCCGTCGGCGGGCAGTCGCTGTACGCCTTCCCCACCCCGCTGGTCCTGCGCGGCATCGGCCGGGTACCGGGCCTGCCCGACGTGAAGGCCGAACGCCTGCGCGTCCTTGCCGACGCGGCTCTCGCCGGCGACCTCGACGCCGCCCGGCTGCGCGCGATGCCGGTGGACGACGCCCTCGCCCACTTGCGGACCCTGCCCGGCATCGGCCCCTTCTCCGCGGAGCTCGTCCTCATCCGCGGCGCCGGGCACCCGGACGTCTTCCCCCACCACGAACCCCGGCTCCACGCCGCGATGGCCGAGGCCTACGGCCGCCCCGGCACCGGTACCGATGCGCAGGCCCGCGTCGGGATCAGTGATCGATGGGCCCCGTACCGCAGTTGGGTCGCGCTGCTGCTGCGCACCCGCGCGGCCGCGACGACCTGGCAGCGGCCGGTCTCCTGGGAGCACCGCCAGGCGCCGCGCGCCGTGCAGGAGGGCCGGCTGCCCTCGCGTCCGTAG